The following are encoded in a window of Acinonyx jubatus isolate Ajub_Pintada_27869175 chromosome D4, VMU_Ajub_asm_v1.0, whole genome shotgun sequence genomic DNA:
- the TMEM252 gene encoding transmembrane protein 252, with product MRNRTGLVLCALVLLTGFLMICLGAFLISSGSMFNCQGNLILAYMLLPLGFVILLSGIFWSTYRQARESKGVFTHVLRRHLAHGALPLATVDRPDFYPPAYEESPDAEKQPCPAEGEASDVPPPVYTEMGLGFEDAPDARPEAPPSYEESVAGGVVTATPFAGRSGC from the exons ATGCGGAACAGAACCGGTCTAGTGCTCTGTGCCCTTGTCCTCCTGACGGGCTTCCTGATGATCTGCCTGGGAGCCTTCCTCATTTCCTCAGGATCGATGTTCAACTGTCAAGGGAACCTGATCCTGGCCTATATGCTTCTGCCCCTGGGGTTTGTGATCCTTCTGAGTGGAATTTTCTGGAGTACCTACCGCCAGGCCAGGGAAAGCAAAGGGGTGTTCACGCACGTGCTCAGACGACACCTTGCTCACGGGGCACTGCCCCTGGCCACAGTCGACAG GCCAGATTTCTACCCCCCTGCGTATGAAGAGAGTCCTGATGCGGAGAAGCAACCCTGTCCGGCAGAGGGAGAGGCCTCGGATGTCCCTCCACCTGTGTACACAGAGATGGGCCTTGGATTCGAGGATGCACCTGACGCCCGCCCAGAGGCCCCACCTTCCTACGAGGAGTCCGTGGCAGGCGGGGTGGTGACAGCCACACCATTTGCAGGACGCTCAGGATGCTGA